A DNA window from Anaerocolumna sp. AGMB13020 contains the following coding sequences:
- a CDS encoding metal-dependent transcriptional regulator, which translates to MQIKESAEDYLETILRLQEQTGHVRSIDIANDLGYTKASVSIAMKKLRENGYIHVDEAGAITLEKAGQEIASKIYDRHQTLTNLLIAAGVTKETAAEDACRIEHVISNESYQCIKNYFNNKLL; encoded by the coding sequence ATGCAGATTAAAGAATCCGCCGAAGACTATTTAGAAACTATTCTAAGATTGCAAGAACAAACCGGACATGTCCGTTCCATAGATATTGCCAATGATTTGGGTTATACCAAAGCAAGTGTCAGCATTGCCATGAAGAAACTGCGTGAAAATGGCTATATACATGTAGATGAGGCCGGAGCCATCACGCTTGAGAAAGCCGGTCAGGAAATTGCTTCAAAAATATATGACCGCCATCAGACCCTTACCAATCTGTTGATTGCTGCGGGAGTGACCAAAGAAACAGCAGCAGAAGACGCCTGCCGAATTGAGCATGTTATCAGTAATGAAAGTTATCAGTGTATCAAGAATTATTTTAACAATAAGCTCCTATGA
- a CDS encoding VanZ family protein has protein sequence MKNEQKEIPNGNKILSSNLQVINIKFRRLILAGMIVYTVLVLYFMFLGFHRTGDKIDYNDYTFLFVPDGVPLRFPQLTMSWLFDFGNIAAFIPFGIIIPLLYRIRFKKLLPLFILVITFLEVLQSLTFLGTFDVMDIISNTLGAIIGFVAYKVGVTTGITFKKLAASAATILILFLGIMTVSEAIDYSVHVNETIGPVQAINEISATAPVTEKISSFTVQGEKINPTLNLYSSTDETSKEYLFNVGKENPWIYANIGIPDGVEYKGSVTIMVNGEELFLFSDKDEDKNTCKVKTFYNAKLKDLKIIVTGNAKVWDVGIAEIMHWWQ, from the coding sequence ATGAAAAACGAACAAAAAGAAATACCAAATGGCAATAAAATATTATCGTCTAATTTGCAGGTTATCAACATTAAATTTCGTAGACTTATTCTTGCAGGAATGATAGTATATACAGTCTTAGTTTTGTACTTCATGTTCTTAGGGTTTCATAGAACAGGCGATAAGATTGATTATAATGATTATACATTTTTATTTGTCCCGGATGGGGTTCCATTAAGGTTTCCGCAACTGACGATGTCATGGTTATTCGATTTTGGAAACATTGCTGCTTTTATTCCATTTGGTATCATAATTCCATTGCTGTATCGAATCCGTTTTAAAAAGTTGCTCCCATTATTTATATTAGTGATTACCTTTTTAGAAGTGCTTCAGTCTTTAACTTTCCTGGGTACGTTTGATGTGATGGATATTATATCGAATACATTGGGTGCAATCATAGGATTTGTTGCCTATAAAGTAGGGGTTACCACAGGGATTACCTTTAAAAAGCTTGCTGCTTCAGCAGCAACTATTCTTATATTATTTCTTGGGATTATGACTGTTTCTGAAGCAATTGATTATAGTGTACATGTAAATGAAACAATTGGACCTGTTCAAGCAATAAACGAAATAAGTGCAACTGCACCTGTAACCGAAAAAATTTCGTCTTTTACGGTTCAAGGTGAAAAAATAAATCCTACATTAAATTTGTATAGCAGTACGGATGAAACAAGTAAGGAGTATCTATTTAATGTAGGAAAGGAAAATCCGTGGATTTATGCCAATATTGGTATTCCTGACGGCGTAGAATATAAAGGCTCAGTTACGATTATGGTCAACGGGGAAGAACTGTTTTTATTTAGTGATAAAGACGAAGATAAAAATACGTGTAAAGTGAAAACGTTTTATAATGCAAAATTAAAAGATTTAAAGATAATAGTCACTGGAAACGCTAAAGTATGGGATGTTGGAATCGCAGAAATAATGCATTGGTGGCAGTAA
- a CDS encoding glycoside hydrolase family 3 N-terminal domain-containing protein: MKSNKLAFLIILLLLPVLLTGCSKIFPTPFGSNTGGNESSEDPSDITDAPADTPVPTITEIPSVATEIPSAETSGSGTTLPSDNDSTSGQGGSSDPDSSSGQNGSSVSDSSADSYKARAEEFLSHMTLEEKVGQMFFVRLRKDSAAADLKDYRLGGYILFGDDFKDETKDSIKDLLSEYQDLSSIPLLIGVDEEGGSVNRVSKYSAFRSEPFKSPQDLYKAGGFEAIQTDTKEKADLLLDLGINVNLAPVSDVSTAADDFIYNRAFGKDAKATANYVKTVILAMNRAHIGSTLKHFPGYGNNVDTHTGVATDNREYDQFLKNDFLPFQAGIEAGADSILVSHNIVTSMDKKYPASLSFAVHEILRDTLKFEGVVMTDDLSMDAIKKYTSDNEAAVLAIEAGNDLLIATDFDTQIPAVLKAVKSGTITEDRLNDSVIRILIWKLKLGILQ; encoded by the coding sequence ATGAAATCGAATAAATTAGCATTTCTAATTATCCTGTTACTCCTGCCGGTTCTTTTAACCGGCTGCAGTAAGATCTTTCCTACTCCTTTTGGCAGCAACACCGGAGGTAATGAGAGTTCAGAAGACCCAAGTGACATTACAGACGCACCTGCTGACACTCCGGTTCCCACGATTACGGAGATTCCTTCTGTCGCTACCGAAATCCCCTCTGCTGAAACCTCCGGCAGCGGTACTACCCTTCCTTCTGACAATGATTCCACTTCCGGTCAGGGTGGCTCATCAGACCCGGACAGCTCTTCGGGACAGAATGGAAGCTCGGTTTCCGATTCCTCTGCAGATTCCTATAAAGCCAGAGCGGAAGAATTTCTCTCGCACATGACCCTGGAGGAGAAGGTAGGTCAGATGTTCTTTGTTCGCTTGCGCAAGGACAGTGCTGCTGCCGATTTAAAGGATTATCGCCTGGGCGGTTATATCTTATTCGGTGATGATTTTAAGGACGAGACAAAAGACAGTATCAAAGATTTGTTATCAGAATACCAGGATCTTTCTTCTATTCCTTTATTGATCGGTGTGGATGAAGAAGGCGGTTCCGTAAACCGCGTCAGTAAATATTCCGCTTTTCGTTCAGAACCCTTTAAGTCTCCACAGGACCTGTATAAGGCTGGCGGTTTTGAAGCCATTCAGACAGATACCAAAGAAAAAGCAGATCTTCTGCTGGACCTTGGCATTAATGTGAACCTGGCCCCGGTTAGCGATGTTTCAACAGCTGCTGATGATTTCATCTACAATAGAGCCTTTGGTAAAGACGCAAAAGCTACTGCTAATTATGTAAAGACCGTTATTCTGGCAATGAACAGAGCACATATCGGCAGTACTTTAAAACATTTTCCCGGCTATGGCAACAATGTCGACACACATACAGGAGTTGCAACGGATAACAGGGAATATGACCAGTTTCTAAAAAATGATTTTCTTCCCTTTCAGGCAGGTATCGAAGCCGGTGCTGACAGTATTCTGGTATCCCACAATATTGTTACATCCATGGACAAGAAATACCCCGCCTCCCTCTCCTTTGCTGTTCATGAGATTTTACGGGATACCCTGAAATTCGAGGGTGTTGTTATGACCGATGATCTGAGTATGGATGCTATTAAGAAATATACCTCGGATAATGAGGCTGCTGTTCTTGCCATAGAGGCCGGAAATGACCTGCTTATTGCAACTGACTTTGATACACAGATACCAGCAGTTCTGAAGGCGGTTAAAAGTGGTACAATAACGGAGGATCGACTTAATGATTCTGTAATCCGTATTCTTATCTGGAAATTGAAGCTTGGTATTCTTCAATAA
- the rlmD gene encoding 23S rRNA (uracil(1939)-C(5))-methyltransferase RlmD — MKKGTQCVGEIIRVDFPNKGILQIEDEKVSVKNTFPGQKVSVVVNKARKGKNEGRLLEVLEKSPLETEEPKCRHFGPCGGCTYQTIPYETQLNMKADQVKRLLDAVCSDYPFEGIKGSPNQWGYRNKMEFSFGDEMKDGPLALGLHKKGSFYDIVTTSECQIVDTDYNQVLTCVLEYFSAKGMTFYKKLSHVGYLRHLLVRKAVKTGEILINLVTSSQWDYEEKEELIIEEFKNKLLELELSGSIVGILHTYNDSQADVVQSDHTDILYGQDYFYEEILGLKFKISTFSFFQTNSLGAEVLYSTAREFIGETKDKLIFDLYSGTGTIAQLLAPVAKKVIGVEIVEEAVIAARENAGLNGLDNCDFIAGDVLKVIDNIEEKPDLIVLDPPRDGIHPKALEKIINFGVDRIVYISCKPTSLARDLVMLQEKGYKVERVCCVDMFPNTVHVETVCLLCR; from the coding sequence GTGAAAAAAGGTACACAGTGTGTCGGTGAAATAATAAGAGTCGATTTCCCCAACAAGGGAATCCTTCAGATAGAAGATGAAAAGGTATCCGTAAAAAATACCTTCCCAGGCCAGAAGGTAAGCGTTGTAGTAAACAAAGCCCGCAAAGGAAAAAACGAAGGCAGGCTCCTTGAAGTCCTGGAAAAATCCCCTCTGGAAACGGAAGAGCCAAAGTGCCGTCATTTTGGACCCTGCGGAGGCTGTACCTATCAGACCATACCCTATGAGACCCAGCTAAATATGAAAGCAGACCAGGTAAAGCGTTTGTTGGATGCTGTCTGTAGTGATTATCCCTTTGAAGGGATCAAAGGCAGTCCAAACCAGTGGGGATACCGTAATAAGATGGAGTTTTCCTTTGGTGATGAAATGAAGGACGGACCATTGGCTTTGGGACTTCATAAGAAAGGGAGCTTTTATGATATTGTAACAACATCTGAGTGCCAGATTGTTGATACGGATTATAATCAGGTACTGACCTGCGTGCTGGAGTACTTTAGTGCTAAGGGGATGACTTTTTATAAGAAGCTGTCTCATGTGGGGTATTTGCGCCATTTGCTGGTAAGAAAGGCGGTTAAGACGGGAGAGATTCTGATTAATCTGGTGACATCCAGTCAGTGGGATTATGAAGAAAAGGAAGAATTAATTATAGAGGAGTTTAAGAATAAGCTTTTAGAACTGGAATTGAGTGGCAGTATTGTTGGGATTCTTCATACGTATAATGACAGTCAGGCAGATGTTGTACAAAGTGACCATACGGATATATTGTATGGACAGGATTATTTCTATGAAGAGATTCTTGGACTGAAATTTAAGATCTCGACCTTTTCCTTTTTTCAGACCAATTCTTTGGGAGCGGAAGTGCTTTACAGTACTGCCAGGGAGTTTATTGGAGAGACGAAGGACAAGCTGATATTTGATTTATACAGCGGAACTGGGACAATTGCTCAGTTGTTGGCACCGGTAGCCAAGAAAGTAATTGGTGTGGAAATTGTTGAAGAAGCCGTTATAGCCGCGAGGGAAAATGCGGGGCTGAATGGACTGGATAACTGTGATTTTATAGCCGGTGATGTACTGAAGGTGATAGATAACATTGAGGAGAAGCCGGATTTGATTGTATTGGATCCGCCAAGGGATGGGATACATCCCAAGGCGTTGGAGAAGATTATTAATTTTGGAGTGGATAGGATTGTATATATTTCTTGTAAGCCGACTAGTTTGGCCAGGGATCTGGTGATGCTGCAGGAGAAGGGGTATAAGGTGGAAAGGGTTTGTTGTGTGGATATGTTTCCGAATACTGTGCATGTGGAGACCGTTTGCTTGCTTTGCAGATAA
- a CDS encoding HEAT repeat domain-containing protein, whose translation MTDKEFLHQLRRGIGSAVIELNQNDNREKYKEIVYRCCLKDIGFDTQVEGTKGYYLYTAISALRCEDEFLESIAKAYKERLPHRLMQQLTDILLSYVQDGSSKAAAILKDKYEQLKEKLTKQRIFPYRYCEREQFELLMIVSMSLGKWRAFKQCVEDAGVIIQARKDDQCSYYDWFLDSATNQFGKSKVWEYLNSASSISQNVNVVVSEFRKVELTRKNHQAILPYVTLEFLIEETQKCLQNQSPYGINGYLIRFAREASRAELIELANRIEAEDNDFVRTQLLRVFRRIDYPLGIEFLINLVQTNNLDLRQAAIEALERFRDKRIHDLAIKILEAGDTASGLTLLKENWEKPDDILIRKVVTKSQRVPHNMQMDLRDIYSKHRSYTCGEVLIHAYRNGECSFCRSEIVTAMGKNGILPDGIILECQFDSYDETRKYANRLVKRREITQ comes from the coding sequence ATGACAGACAAGGAATTTTTGCATCAATTACGCCGTGGAATCGGAAGTGCGGTAATTGAACTAAACCAGAATGATAATCGAGAGAAGTATAAAGAAATTGTTTATCGTTGTTGCCTGAAAGACATTGGGTTTGACACACAAGTTGAGGGTACAAAAGGTTATTACCTTTATACTGCGATTTCTGCGTTGAGGTGTGAAGATGAATTTCTTGAATCTATAGCAAAAGCTTATAAGGAGCGATTACCTCATAGATTGATGCAGCAACTTACGGATATCCTTCTTTCATATGTACAGGATGGTTCATCAAAAGCAGCAGCTATTTTAAAAGATAAATATGAACAGCTTAAAGAGAAACTAACTAAGCAAAGGATTTTTCCATATCGTTATTGTGAACGGGAACAATTTGAACTACTTATGATAGTTTCCATGAGTTTAGGTAAATGGAGGGCTTTCAAGCAATGTGTTGAAGATGCTGGTGTCATTATCCAAGCGCGGAAAGACGATCAATGTTCATATTATGATTGGTTTCTTGATAGTGCCACAAACCAATTTGGAAAAAGCAAGGTATGGGAATATCTAAACAGTGCAAGTTCTATATCACAAAATGTGAATGTGGTTGTGAGTGAGTTTAGAAAAGTTGAACTTACTCGTAAAAATCATCAAGCAATACTCCCGTATGTTACATTGGAATTTCTAATAGAGGAAACTCAAAAGTGCTTACAGAATCAAAGCCCATATGGGATAAACGGATACCTTATTAGATTTGCACGGGAAGCGAGTAGAGCCGAACTCATAGAATTGGCAAACCGTATCGAAGCAGAGGATAACGATTTTGTGAGAACACAATTACTCCGAGTATTTCGCCGGATTGATTATCCATTAGGCATAGAGTTTTTGATAAATTTGGTTCAGACCAATAACCTTGATCTTCGTCAAGCAGCGATAGAAGCATTGGAACGTTTTAGAGATAAAAGGATACATGACCTTGCAATTAAGATTCTTGAAGCAGGCGATACGGCATCTGGACTAACTCTTCTCAAAGAGAACTGGGAAAAGCCTGATGACATTTTGATTCGAAAAGTAGTAACAAAATCTCAGCGAGTTCCGCATAATATGCAAATGGATTTACGAGATATCTATTCTAAGCACAGATCATATACCTGTGGGGAGGTTCTTATACATGCTTACAGAAACGGGGAGTGCTCCTTTTGTCGATCGGAGATTGTAACTGCTATGGGTAAGAACGGTATTTTGCCAGACGGAATTATTCTTGAATGTCAATTTGATTCATACGATGAAACCCGTAAATATGCAAATAGATTAGTAAAGCGGAGAGAAATTACGCAGTAA
- a CDS encoding DUF1538 domain-containing protein: MKNLKLKSKLAIFNTTLREVFISSLPLAIIIIIVCVFIAPLNNPKDYLKLIIGYASVVVGQSVFLVGLNVSILPIGMLVGGSLIKLKKASFIIFFGLVFGLLATVAEPALTVLARQTNMIMPIINETIFIWIMGLGIGLLVGFSLYRIMKDLNIKIVFAVLYIITFIVLIFVPNEFVALAFDGSGATTGDISVPFILALGMGVSVTLSKHKSNDDTFGIIGLASVGPILALSIYAIVLNLHYKGVLPPEQLYAPGTDSTVREILTGNLGGVALALIPIIVIFLPFQFFLIKQPKKDFINILLGSIVVFIGLLIFLSGIDYGFAFAGKYIGEVFLEPTRPEWFKWLLLLIGFILGAAITLSEPAVTVLGEQLEEITNGHIKKNTIRMTLAIGIGFASLIAMIKILTQVNILWFLVPLYSIALIMMKFTPKLFVGLAFDSGGVSGGALTSAFLTPLTLGMAQAIAQKSTTGGQSILVNGFGIIAFISVTPLIAVQFLGIVYDMTLRKVEKAAKEAELKELEELALLVNLVEHSSKQVKEHMDYELKENNDTMDLIKTEEGVNSFDGF, from the coding sequence ATGAAGAATTTGAAACTAAAAAGTAAACTAGCTATTTTTAACACCACGCTGAGGGAAGTTTTTATTTCCTCACTACCTCTTGCAATAATTATTATTATTGTTTGTGTTTTTATCGCACCCTTAAATAATCCAAAGGATTATTTGAAATTAATTATAGGTTATGCTAGTGTGGTTGTGGGGCAATCTGTTTTTCTGGTCGGTCTTAATGTTAGTATTCTTCCAATCGGTATGCTAGTTGGAGGTTCCCTGATTAAACTGAAAAAAGCCTCTTTTATTATTTTCTTTGGTTTGGTTTTTGGTCTGCTGGCTACTGTTGCCGAGCCTGCCTTAACCGTTTTAGCCAGGCAGACAAATATGATTATGCCCATTATCAATGAGACCATCTTTATCTGGATCATGGGTTTGGGTATTGGTCTTTTGGTTGGCTTTTCGCTTTACCGTATTATGAAAGACTTAAATATTAAGATAGTTTTCGCTGTTTTGTATATTATTACCTTTATTGTACTTATCTTTGTCCCTAATGAATTTGTTGCCTTGGCCTTTGACGGAAGCGGTGCTACCACCGGTGATATCTCTGTGCCCTTCATTTTGGCACTGGGTATGGGTGTTTCGGTTACTTTGTCCAAGCATAAAAGTAATGATGATACCTTTGGTATCATCGGTCTCGCTTCTGTGGGCCCTATTTTAGCATTATCCATTTATGCTATCGTACTTAACCTCCATTACAAAGGTGTTTTACCTCCGGAACAGCTCTATGCTCCCGGAACCGATAGTACTGTCCGAGAAATCCTTACCGGTAACTTAGGGGGAGTCGCCCTGGCACTTATTCCTATCATTGTTATTTTTCTGCCTTTTCAGTTCTTTCTGATCAAACAGCCGAAGAAAGACTTTATAAATATTCTTCTTGGCTCTATCGTAGTATTTATCGGTTTATTGATCTTCCTGTCAGGTATTGACTACGGTTTTGCTTTTGCAGGCAAATACATTGGTGAAGTCTTCCTGGAACCTACCCGTCCGGAATGGTTTAAATGGTTGCTGCTGCTCATTGGTTTTATTCTCGGTGCAGCTATCACCCTGTCAGAACCTGCCGTTACCGTTCTGGGTGAACAGCTGGAGGAAATAACCAATGGTCATATTAAAAAGAATACCATTCGAATGACCCTTGCCATCGGTATTGGTTTTGCTTCTTTGATTGCGATGATAAAAATCCTGACTCAGGTAAATATTCTTTGGTTTCTTGTTCCTCTCTATTCAATTGCACTTATTATGATGAAATTTACACCAAAGCTATTTGTAGGTTTGGCTTTTGACTCAGGCGGCGTTTCCGGCGGTGCGTTAACCTCTGCCTTCTTAACTCCATTGACACTTGGTATGGCACAGGCGATTGCTCAGAAATCCACTACCGGCGGTCAGTCAATTTTAGTAAATGGTTTTGGAATTATTGCCTTTATTTCAGTTACCCCATTGATTGCTGTACAGTTTTTAGGTATAGTATATGATATGACTCTTCGAAAGGTGGAAAAAGCCGCTAAAGAAGCTGAACTAAAAGAATTAGAGGAATTGGCTTTACTTGTAAATTTAGTGGAACATTCATCAAAGCAAGTCAAAGAGCACATGGATTATGAATTAAAGGAGAATAATGATACTATGGATTTGATTAAAACAGAGGAGGGAGTCAATAGCTTTGATGGATTCTGA
- a CDS encoding nitrogen regulatory protein P-II has protein sequence MTDLNMNMKALYIVVNVGFAEKIVEYIRSYGSCGATIINARRYSFQHKEIMGINTDKEKEIILTIIDSDAADRIMNSIKQYSGFKTEAHGICYTLPVSSAVGLGQYNCENLDIKKQV, from the coding sequence ATGACAGACCTTAATATGAATATGAAAGCCTTGTATATCGTTGTTAACGTAGGATTTGCTGAAAAAATTGTGGAATATATTCGTTCCTACGGTTCTTGCGGGGCTACAATTATAAATGCTCGCCGTTATAGTTTTCAACACAAAGAAATTATGGGTATTAATACAGATAAAGAAAAAGAAATTATCTTAACCATAATTGACAGCGATGCAGCTGACAGGATTATGAACAGTATCAAACAGTATTCCGGCTTTAAAACAGAAGCTCATGGAATCTGCTATACCCTGCCGGTGTCCAGTGCCGTCGGTCTTGGCCAATACAATTGTGAGAACCTGGATATTAAGAAACAAGTGTAA